The Candidatus Methylomirabilota bacterium genomic interval GGGGTCCTTCACGGGACCCTGAGTTACGTTCTCCAAGACGAGAATGGCCAGATCCGAACCACCCATAGTGTATCGGCGGGCCTCGACTACCCCGCGGTGGGACCCGAGCACACCTACCTGAGGGAGATTGGCCGCGCAGAGTATGTTTATGTGAGCGACCAGGAGGCCCTCGAGGGATTCCGACTCCTTGCGGGCCTGGAAGGCATCATCCCGGCCCTTGAATGTGCCCACGCGATTGCCTACGCGACCAAACTAGCTCCGGAGATGGGAGCGGACAGCACGCTGCTGATCAATCTTTCTGGCCGGGGTGACAAGGACGTTGAGCTCGTGTCTGGGTTAATTGATGCTTCACGAGCAGCAGGTGACAAAGAGCAGGTCGGGCCCTTCCAAATGGGCAGCCACGAGGCCTGAACGCGAAACGCAAACAAAAGTGATGAATCGGATCGATCAACGCTTTCAGGAAATCCGGGCGAGCAAACGAAAGGCCTTAATACCCTTCATCACCGCAGGGGATCCGGATTTCGCGACCACCCAGGAAATGGTCTGGGCCTTTGAGGAAGCAGGGGCAGATCTGCTCGAGCTCGGTGTCCCCTTTTCCGACCCCCTGGCCGACGGGACTACGATTCAGCGAGCTAGTCAACGGGCCCTCGAACACGGAGTCACACTCAAAGGGGTTATCGCCTTGGTGGACCGGATCCGTGTGCGTTCCCAAATCCCTGTGATCCTCATGAGTTACGTCAATCCGATCCTTCGCATGGGTGCTCAAGAGTTTGCGACACGGGCGGGTAGTGTGGGGGTGGATGGAGTTGTCATCCCAGACTTACCTCCTGAAGAGGCGCAAGAGATTCCGAGGTGTTGTGAAGCTTCGGGGATTCATACGATTTTCCTGGCGGCACCTACGAGTACCGATGCCCGACTCCGCCAGATCGTGGAGTGTTCTCGAGGATACATTTACTACGTTTCCCTGAAGGGGGTGACGGGGGCGAGGGATACCGTTGAGGCAGGTCTCGAAGGCTCCCTCAATCGCCTCCGACGGTTGACCGACAAGCCTATTGCCGTTGGCTTTGGCATCAGCACACCCGCGCAGGCGTCCACGGTGGCTCGGCTCGCCGATGGGGTGATCGTTGGATCGGCCATCGTCGAGCGTATCGAGCGAGGCCGCGGAAAGCCAGGTATGGTCAAGGAAGTGGCCGGATTTGTCCGAGCCTTGAAGCAGGCCGTACAGTAGGAGGAGAGGTGCGTAAGCATCAACAGGTCCGAAGGACAGGGCGGGAATCCCAAGGGACGATACGACGGCTCCTCACCCTCTACCAGCGGCAGATCAACCATCAGCAAGAGCAGATCACCGCCTTGGAGAACCACATCGGGGCCCAGGAACTCCGGGTCAGACTTCTCCAAGGGATCCGGCGGGTCTCCACCTCTACTTTGGAACTCGGCTCTCTTTTCCCTGTCCTTCTCGAGATGGT includes:
- the trpA gene encoding tryptophan synthase subunit alpha; this encodes MNRIDQRFQEIRASKRKALIPFITAGDPDFATTQEMVWAFEEAGADLLELGVPFSDPLADGTTIQRASQRALEHGVTLKGVIALVDRIRVRSQIPVILMSYVNPILRMGAQEFATRAGSVGVDGVVIPDLPPEEAQEIPRCCEASGIHTIFLAAPTSTDARLRQIVECSRGYIYYVSLKGVTGARDTVEAGLEGSLNRLRRLTDKPIAVGFGISTPAQASTVARLADGVIVGSAIVERIERGRGKPGMVKEVAGFVRALKQAVQ